The Falco peregrinus isolate bFalPer1 chromosome 1, bFalPer1.pri, whole genome shotgun sequence genome has a window encoding:
- the ADGRD2 gene encoding adhesion G-protein coupled receptor D2: MFRRDLRPDSWFFSFLVGNLSRSLFAFAALAKNQTSKDFVPVTIETSRHVYEYVTTALNWWHADRYCEQRFAQLLFEPQDSEQASFSKLLQSHHIRGSIWLNERDGVLHKPKWRRDHVAPVLIFGDKTDTKYVKVLSDFPGLPAVTACAHLQWDTRTQEIATIFSYAVPAFINEFQVRGFVDEEGFVRFALIVHGHHSPYLPVFRADGQWHHFCVTWQQENGTWAIYADGKRRASASGLCAVGPSSPQAIYGQGTLIIGQDQDSLGGTFREKESFSGNITDLHIWQKVLSVEQIEKVRSCWVVEQDLVFGWSSNALEIESSVQEVTAQFLCPGPVEECRVFEVGSSGFSYTSCLQTLPFICRYRKDAYWQLKKAQLESSRSLVGRVNTLAERTVIPENIFTSDVQDMNLSVALGALDLLATVLREGETPMLESSDLLAVLQLLKQVSDVEVQEGEELEMLEQLGQYYVEVTELILKEQNIETWSSVSQVISGPMAVVELCDRVVSHLAPLLTAGRTKITIQHGNVGMEVRKLELSRQEMSSEAYLVQSPEKGRHDLIEVPAEEMQRLKARGLRRVMVKNMWFGYGSLQRCLSSAGSGAVFQDMAASDGEQKYLRTAVGTAVISSALLSDFQEISTSVRYRLQHRAQDLPNKLVGPICAFWNFSLSPDAGGMWSTAGCSVVTSLPDSTACFCNHTTNFAVLLQVYEMQRTTKEELTLQTLTFIGCGVSFCALIVTFILFLAVGVPKSERTTVHQNLIFALAAAEALLMFSELAKTNQVVCFTVTACLHLFFMAAFSWMLVEGLLLWSKVVAVNMSEDRRMKFYYVTGWGLPVVIVGVTLATSFNKYVADNHCWLNVQTNVIWAFVGPVLFILAVNTFVLFRVVVVTVSSARRRSKMLTPNSSLENQIGIQIWATAKPILVLLPVLGLTWVCGVLVHLSIIWAYIFIVLNSLQGLYIFLVYAVYNSEVRNAIQRMKDKKKALSFTNCSHPINYLSSPRNTTSWETGKPSPSAAESALSSPVQKDTPVKNITNKGNFGAKIPMGISSIMSPERPAVELTAFKSSGCRKANVTVEVGRIKTRNPS; the protein is encoded by the exons ATTTTGTTCCTGTCACAATTGAGACCTCAAGACACGTGTACGAATATGTGACCACTGCTTTGAACTGGTGGCATGCAGATAGATACTGTGAACAACGCTTTGCTCAGCTGCTTTTTGAACCCCAAGACAGTGAGCAAGCTTCCTTTAGCAAACTGCTGCAGTCCCACCATATCAGAGGTTCCATCTGGCTAAATGAAAGGGATGGTGTCCTGCACAAACCAAAATGGAGAC GGGACCACGTTGCACCAGTCCTGATATTTGGAGacaaaacagacacaaaatatGTGAAGGTGCTCTCTGACTTCCCAGGACTGCCTGCTGTCACAGCCTGCGCCCACCTCCAGTGGGACACCAGGACCCAGGAGATTGCTACCATCTTCTCCTACGCTGTGCCAGCTTTTATTAACGAGTTCCAGGTCCGTGGCTTTGTCGACGAGGAAGGCTTTGTTCGATTTGCTCTCATAGTCCACGGGCACCATTCCCCATACCTGCCAGTGTTCCGTGCCGATGGACAGTGGCATCATTTTTGCGTGACCTGGCAGCAGGAAAACGGGACCTGGGCCATCTATGCTGACGGTAAAAGGAGGGCATCTGCCAGCGGTTTGTGTGCTGTGGGACCATCTTCCCCCCAGGCCATCTACGGCCAGGGGACTTTGATAATTGGGCAGGATCAAGATTCCCTGGGGGGCACCTTCAGGGAGAAGGAATCCTTCAGTGGGAACATTACTGACTTGCACATCTGGCAGAAAGTCCTCAGCGTGGAGCAGATTGAGAAAGTTCGGTCATGCTGGGTAGTAGAGCAAGACCTTGTGTTTGGGTGGAGCTCCAATGCTCTGGAGATCGAGAGCAGCGTTCAGGAGGTGACCGCACAGTTTCTTTGCCCAG GGCCTGTTGAGGAATGCCGAGTTTTTGAAGTTGGCAGCAGTGGATTCAGTTACACATCTTGTTTGCAGACTTTGCCTTTTATCTGTCGCTACAGAAAGG ATGCATACTGGCAACTGAAAAAAGCTCAGCTGGAATCCAGCCGCTCGCTTGTTGGCCGTGTGAACACGCTTGCAGAGAGGACTGTG ATTCCTGAGAATATCTTCACAAGTGATGTCCAAGACATGAACCTCTCTGTTGCTCTTGGTGCTCTTGATCTCTTGGCAACTGTTCTGAGGGAAGGAGAGACACCCATGCTGGAGTCGTCTGATCTCCTTGCAGTGCTTCAATTACTAAAGCAAGTTTCTGATGTGGAAGtccaggagggagaggagctggagatgctggagcagttGGGCCAGTATTACGTGGAAGTGACTGAGTTAATCCTGAAAGAGCAGAATATTGAAACGTGGTCATCAGTCAGCCAG GTTATCAGCGGGCCCATGGCTGTTGTTGAGCTCTGCGACAGAGTGGTGTCACACTTAGCCCCACTGCTGACTGCAGGGAGGACAAAGATCACGATCCAGCATGGGAACGTTG GGATGGAGGTCAGGAAGCTGGagctgagcaggcaggagaTGAGCAGTGAGGCGTACCTGGTCCAGAGCCCTGAGAAGGGCAGGCACGACCTCATTGAAGTTCctgcagaagaaatgcaaagactGAAAGCCAGAG GTCTTCGCAGAGTCATGGTGAAAAACATGTGGTTTGGCTACGGatccctgcagcgctgcctgtcCAGTGCGGGCAGCGGCGCTGTCTTCCAGGACATGGCTGCTTCTGATGGAGAACAGAA GTACCTGCGCACCGCGGTGGGCACTGCCGTGATCTCGTCCGCTCTGCTCAGCGACTTCCAGGAGATCAGCACATCTGTGCGCTACCGCCTGCAGCACCGTGCCCAG GACCTGCCCAATAAGCTGGTGGGGCCCATCTGTGCCTTCTGGAACTTCAGCCTCAG CCCAGATGCTGGTGGGATGTGGTCCACAGCTGGCTGCTCTGTGGTGACATCTCTCCCAGACTCCACTGCCTGTTTTTGCAACCATACCACGAAttttgctgtcctgctgcaggtgTATGAGATGCAG AGGACCACCAAGGAGGAGCTCACACTGCAGACCTTGACTTTTATTGGATGTGGCGTTTCCTTCTGTGCCTTGATAGTTACCTTCATTTTATTCTTGGCAGTTGG tGTCCCCAAGAGTGAACGAACAACCGTGCACCAGAACCTGATCTTTGCGTTAGCGGCAGCAGAAGCTCTGCTCATGTTCAGTGAGTTGGCCAAGACCAACCAG gtGGTGTGTTTCACCGTCACTGCCTGCCTTCATCTCTTCTTCATGGCAGCCTTTTCATGGATGCTGGTAGAGGGGCTTCTCCTATGGAGCAAAGTGGTAGCAGTCAACATGAGTGAAGACAGGAGGATGAAATTCTACTACGTGACAGGCTGGG ggctTCCAGTCGTTATCGTGGGTGTGACCCTCGCAACTTCCTTTAACAAGTATGTGGCAGACAACCACTGCTGGCTGAACGTCCAGACCAACGTCATCTGGGCCTTTGTTGGCCCTGTTCTCTTCATCCTGGCC GTGAACACCTTTGTGCTGTTCcgggtggtggtggtgactGTGTCCAGTGCTCGCAGGAGATCAAAGATGCTGACGCCCAACAGCAGCCTGGAGAACCAGATTGGAATACAGATATG GGCCACGGCCAAGCCcatcctggtgctgctgcctgtgctggggctgacCTGGGTCTGCGGGGTCCTTGTCCACCTCAGCATCATTTGGGCCTACATCTTCATTGTGCTGAACTCCCTCCAG GGCCTGTACATATTCCTTGTCTATGCAGTCTATAACAGCGAG GTGAGGAATGCCATCCAGAGgatgaaggacaagaagaaagCACTCTCGTTCACA AACTGCTCTCATCCCATCAACTACTTATCAAGTCCAAGAAACACGACCTCCTGGGAGACAGGGAAACCGAGTCCTTCTGCAGCTGAGAGTGCCTTGTCGAGCCCTGTGCAGAAAGACACTCCAGTGAAGAACATCACCAACAAAG GAAATTTTGGAGCCAAAATTCCGATGGGGATTTCATCAATTATGTCACCCGAGAGACCG